The Geoanaerobacter pelophilus genome includes a region encoding these proteins:
- a CDS encoding ExeA family protein — protein MYWETLGFKEPPFALTPNPDFLFLSSHHQEALAHLLFAIDTRAGFIELSGEVGTGKTTIIRTLLGQLSPETHRSAFIFNPTVSPLGLLQEINSEYGLPSTGNDLHLLHKSLNEFLLRENSAGHTVVLVIDEAQNLSTEVLEQVRLISNLETEQSKLIQIVLVGQTELKALLARQELRQLNQRITVRYHLDSMEPSDVHAYIRHRIRVAAGGGEPVTFSSGAAHKIGRFTGGLPRLVNAVCDRALLLAYTQDTRMISPRMAGMAITDLMQTEDKRSFSYRFLLASVLVIVAVITGFLMVNKQQTFLGQPVASTPEASFKNEEANGVKVLQSMLKRTGFFAGTPNGIFDIETEEAVKKFQLAEGLAADGKPGGRTLTRLYQKSGGKMKSDVPGSPPSPAAAQENPR, from the coding sequence ATGTACTGGGAAACCCTGGGCTTCAAGGAACCCCCTTTTGCCCTCACGCCAAACCCTGATTTTCTCTTCTTAAGCAGCCATCACCAGGAGGCGCTTGCTCACCTGCTGTTTGCCATCGATACCCGCGCCGGCTTCATTGAGCTGTCTGGAGAGGTCGGGACCGGCAAGACCACGATTATTCGTACCCTTCTCGGCCAGCTCTCACCGGAGACGCATCGGAGCGCCTTTATCTTCAACCCGACGGTGTCGCCGCTCGGGCTGCTCCAGGAGATCAACAGCGAGTATGGTCTTCCCAGCACCGGTAATGACCTGCACCTGCTCCACAAGTCCCTTAACGAGTTTCTGCTCCGGGAGAACAGCGCTGGGCATACCGTGGTGCTGGTCATCGACGAAGCACAGAACCTGTCAACCGAGGTGTTGGAACAGGTCCGGCTCATCTCAAACCTGGAGACCGAGCAGTCAAAACTGATCCAGATCGTGCTGGTCGGCCAGACTGAGCTGAAAGCACTGCTGGCCCGGCAAGAGCTGCGACAGCTTAATCAGCGGATAACTGTCAGATATCACCTCGACTCGATGGAGCCGTCCGACGTCCATGCTTACATTCGCCACCGGATACGGGTCGCAGCAGGCGGAGGTGAGCCGGTCACCTTTTCTTCCGGAGCAGCGCACAAGATCGGCCGCTTTACCGGCGGGCTGCCCCGGCTGGTGAATGCGGTTTGCGATCGGGCGTTGCTGCTTGCCTATACGCAAGATACCCGGATGATATCGCCCCGAATGGCGGGAATGGCCATTACCGACCTCATGCAAACCGAGGACAAGAGAAGTTTCAGCTACCGTTTCCTGCTGGCCAGTGTATTGGTCATAGTTGCCGTGATAACCGGGTTCCTGATGGTCAACAAACAGCAAACGTTTCTGGGGCAACCTGTGGCAAGTACACCAGAAGCCAGTTTCAAAAACGAAGAGGCCAATGGCGTAAAAGTGTTGCAGTCTATGCTCAAAAGGACGGGATTTTTTGCCGGCACTCCGAACGGCATCTTTGATATTGAAACTGAAGAAGCGGTCAAAAAGTTCCAGCTGGCAGAAGGTCTTGCAGCAGACGGCAAGCCGGGCGGCAGGACCCTTACCCGGCTATACCAGAAGTCAGGCGGCAAAATGAAAAGCGATGTTCCAGGGAGCCCCCCCTCCCCCGCTGCCGCACAGGAGAACCCGCGATGA
- a CDS encoding LysM peptidoglycan-binding domain-containing protein produces MFFIKWSSLLLVFPAVLLSALCLPALAIDPRFDLDTRMLDSRFAGGADAASSQKAKKHKPGRAAARSSRYTIKPGDNLYLILMGKYGLSEKQADAVIPRLKELNGISDIRSLRVGSTISIPLPVTGGSTAKKAVLHRRKEDAPAVVQQFSMLRQLRTEGAADLRFVRGVWDHLFPGKWDRTEGITVSGQNFELALDPDRYPVLPAADGGRILLDPSGNLPPLVKSLVQTLDDVRVVSEDPSNARKFYASLLAEARFFSVSENYGIDFGHEPQLTVTSDFKVEKSRESLMQQGIVLLNVTEKRGGTPPSLVAFLAGQGFRLIEPYSAHRRTPPEQGHRLVRIAGAGPLDIADRVMASQDLKYSRDTRVELFGPNDSGLRLDITADRFFESRGERFIVSRFNGDPVFYTLMRLLETRGYRVIILEEHDDFRRVTEKLLTRMRVPAQFDRQPLWPARDLPYSITFPGFLIRDPASGKKTVLTASPVDPLINELVTLNGFTVIDP; encoded by the coding sequence ATGTTTTTCATTAAGTGGTCATCGCTGCTGCTCGTGTTTCCGGCAGTGCTGTTGTCGGCACTCTGTCTGCCGGCTCTTGCCATTGACCCCCGTTTCGACCTTGACACCAGGATGCTGGACAGCAGGTTTGCCGGAGGGGCTGACGCCGCTTCCTCGCAAAAAGCGAAAAAGCACAAGCCTGGGCGAGCAGCGGCACGATCATCACGATATACCATTAAACCCGGCGACAATCTTTACCTCATCCTGATGGGAAAATACGGTTTGTCGGAAAAGCAGGCAGATGCCGTTATCCCTCGTTTAAAGGAGCTGAACGGCATCAGCGATATACGGTCGCTGCGCGTTGGCAGTACCATCTCCATCCCTTTGCCCGTAACAGGGGGCAGTACCGCCAAGAAAGCCGTGCTGCATCGCAGGAAAGAAGATGCTCCGGCTGTTGTCCAGCAATTCAGCATGTTGCGGCAGCTGCGCACCGAAGGGGCTGCGGATCTGCGGTTTGTGCGCGGGGTGTGGGACCACCTGTTCCCTGGCAAATGGGACCGAACCGAAGGGATAACCGTCTCGGGCCAGAACTTCGAACTGGCGCTCGACCCGGATCGCTATCCGGTTTTGCCTGCGGCAGACGGGGGAAGAATCCTGCTTGACCCTTCCGGGAACCTGCCACCTTTGGTAAAAAGCCTGGTTCAAACCCTTGATGATGTAAGGGTGGTCAGCGAGGATCCGTCGAATGCGCGGAAGTTCTATGCCTCGCTGCTTGCCGAGGCCCGTTTTTTCTCGGTCTCAGAAAACTACGGCATCGATTTCGGCCACGAACCTCAATTGACTGTGACTAGTGACTTCAAGGTCGAAAAAAGCCGCGAAAGCCTGATGCAGCAGGGTATTGTCCTGTTGAATGTCACCGAGAAGAGAGGCGGGACTCCGCCGTCGCTTGTCGCTTTTCTGGCAGGGCAAGGGTTCCGCTTGATAGAGCCCTACTCAGCTCATCGCCGTACCCCGCCCGAACAGGGGCACCGGCTCGTGCGCATCGCCGGGGCCGGCCCTTTGGATATTGCCGACCGGGTAATGGCTTCCCAGGATCTCAAGTATTCGCGAGATACGCGGGTGGAGTTGTTTGGCCCCAATGACAGCGGACTACGGTTGGATATCACTGCTGACCGCTTTTTTGAAAGCCGGGGAGAGCGCTTCATAGTCAGTCGCTTCAATGGTGACCCGGTATTCTACACCTTGATGCGTTTATTGGAAACTCGCGGTTATCGGGTCATCATCCTTGAGGAGCATGACGATTTCCGCCGAGTCACAGAAAAGCTTCTCACCCGGATGCGGGTCCCGGCGCAGTTTGATCGCCAGCCTCTCTGGCCAGCTAGAGACCTGCCATACAGCATTACCTTTCCCGGTTTCCTGATCCGCGATCCGGCAAGCGGCAAAAAGACCGTACTGACCGCCAGTCCGGTTGATCCGTTGATAAACGAATTGGTGACACTGAACGGTTTTACCGTTATCGACCCATAA
- a CDS encoding ABC transporter permease, which produces MPIPISYSFRNLWTRRLTTVLTAFGMALVVYVFSATLMLSEGLRKTLISTGSPDNVVVIRKGSQSEVQSGVERNQASIVESRPEVAIGPDGRRLLAKELVVLINIPKRISGKPSNVVIRGVSETSLLLRPQVKLISGRMPRSGSVEVIAGKNIAERFKGGGLGETLRFGMRNWKVVGVFDAGATGFSSEIWGDVDQLMQAFRRPVYSSVLFRERDPLQFASLKESIETDPRLTVEAKTETRYYEDQSEAMATFLRIMGIALTVIFSIGAVIGAMITMYAAVANRVTEIGTLRALGFTRGSILAAFVFEALFLGLIGGLLGLFFASFMQLITISTMNWQSFSELAFSFTLTPAIIGESLLFAVFMGLAGGLLPAFRAARMNIVDALRST; this is translated from the coding sequence ATGCCCATCCCCATCTCCTACAGTTTCCGCAATCTCTGGACCCGCCGGCTTACCACGGTACTGACTGCATTCGGCATGGCTCTGGTAGTGTATGTCTTTAGCGCCACCCTCATGCTGTCCGAGGGGTTGCGCAAGACCTTGATTTCTACCGGTTCGCCGGACAATGTGGTTGTGATCAGAAAAGGGTCGCAATCCGAGGTTCAGAGCGGGGTTGAGCGTAACCAGGCATCGATAGTGGAGAGCCGACCTGAGGTTGCCATCGGTCCGGACGGCAGACGGTTGCTGGCTAAGGAACTGGTGGTGCTGATCAATATCCCGAAGCGGATTAGCGGCAAACCGTCAAATGTGGTAATCCGCGGGGTGAGCGAGACCTCTCTGTTGCTGAGGCCCCAGGTGAAGCTGATCTCCGGTCGAATGCCACGCTCGGGATCTGTTGAAGTAATTGCCGGCAAAAACATCGCCGAAAGATTCAAGGGGGGCGGGCTGGGAGAGACTCTTCGTTTCGGCATGAGAAACTGGAAAGTGGTTGGTGTTTTCGATGCCGGCGCCACCGGCTTTTCCTCGGAAATATGGGGAGATGTTGACCAGTTGATGCAGGCTTTCCGGCGACCGGTCTATTCTTCGGTTCTTTTCCGAGAGCGCGATCCTTTACAGTTCGCGAGCTTGAAGGAGTCGATCGAGACTGATCCGCGGCTGACCGTGGAAGCAAAGACCGAGACCCGGTATTACGAGGACCAGTCCGAAGCGATGGCGACTTTCCTCAGGATCATGGGGATTGCGCTTACGGTCATTTTCTCTATCGGTGCGGTCATTGGCGCCATGATAACCATGTATGCCGCGGTGGCCAACCGGGTGACCGAAATCGGCACCCTGCGGGCCCTGGGGTTTACCCGCGGCAGCATTCTGGCGGCGTTTGTCTTTGAAGCGCTCTTCCTGGGGCTGATTGGCGGGTTGCTCGGCCTGTTCTTCGCGTCTTTCATGCAGCTGATAACAATCTCGACCATGAACTGGCAATCGTTTTCCGAGCTTGCCTTCTCATTCACCCTGACCCCGGCAATCATCGGCGAGTCGCTGCTGTTCGCGGTTTTCATGGGGCTTGCCGGAGGGCTGCTGCCAGCGTTTCGTGCCGCCAGGATGAACATCGTGGATGCACTCAGATCAACATGA
- a CDS encoding general secretion pathway protein GspB, producing the protein MSLILDALRKMEQERKASRRHSTDIRPEVLSYRGVPRKTSRSPLVLPVTAVVIISCIAGGLLMMREKTPSEAPALKTSSKTVPIKPIQPTPAIPQPQVTVAPPPAHPRPAPDTAQPTKPSAPQREETIAPGSNTATASGITISGIAYQDDRSMRRAVINGALVGEGAEVAGAKVVEIRENRVRFSRAGENFEVLQSSAFTQH; encoded by the coding sequence ATGAGCCTTATTCTCGATGCCTTGAGGAAGATGGAACAAGAGCGGAAGGCAAGCCGCAGGCACAGTACGGATATCCGCCCGGAGGTATTAAGCTACCGCGGAGTTCCGCGAAAAACGTCCCGTTCTCCCCTTGTACTCCCGGTTACAGCAGTAGTCATTATCAGCTGCATCGCCGGTGGGCTCCTAATGATGAGAGAGAAAACCCCTTCCGAAGCACCTGCCCTTAAAACATCCTCAAAAACCGTTCCCATTAAGCCGATTCAGCCAACTCCAGCGATACCGCAACCACAAGTAACTGTGGCGCCACCGCCGGCACACCCCAGACCTGCTCCCGATACGGCACAACCAACAAAACCATCCGCTCCGCAAAGAGAAGAAACCATCGCTCCGGGCAGCAACACTGCTACTGCTTCTGGAATAACTATCTCAGGAATCGCTTATCAAGATGACAGATCCATGCGGCGCGCGGTCATTAATGGGGCTCTGGTTGGCGAAGGAGCAGAAGTGGCCGGGGCAAAGGTGGTGGAGATCAGGGAGAACCGGGTACGTTTTTCACGCGCCGGAGAAAACTTCGAAGTCCTGCAATCCTCAGCCTTTACTCAACATTGA